A genomic stretch from Methanobacterium sp. includes:
- a CDS encoding peptide transporter — MNAKEVLSKYKPIIIIILLFSLVFFLRAQAVYLSDVPADMKPLYEDQTGLPYFSEMDSYYNYRMTQDYINHGYLGDTIINGTQWDLHSSYPAGRSAEYPPLIVYVTAFVYKFVNLFKNMPLAAVCYWIAPFIASLSVIPAYLFIRRLTNDYGGIAAGLLVGTAPSYFSHTFAGFFDTDMFNMLLPILVVWLFVESIRANNIKSKSIFAVLSALFMLIFAMAWEGWWYIFYLLIGTAVLYLLTSKYLLKEKNKSFKRYSSKMEWLLDQPALFSLIVFVALSAILIILYSGISGFVGTIASSVGYSNLQSLVQATSYPNVYVSVSELQIPNVGEILYGVGGMGAIGILPFLFGILSIPLLIKKLMPEKPEAEKEDTKPKRKTKPRRKGKRTKTEVIEEKTIKTQAVIDPKIIENKKNYLLYLILFTLWLLITGYAMTKGSRFIATFSLPIALGAGMTIGLILPNVKEYIKNSTYYSSIAFATVFFVGFCLLAINLSFTLLMAVLIAAVIGIIAAWAVRYLKDIKYQTVLTMLLIVSAVVISPVATVYEVSSSVTPGTDDYMYTSLDWIKNNTPQNTVITSWWDFGHLFAVAADRPVTFDGGSQNTPRAYWVGKALFTSDENLSAGILRMLTSSGDQGSLTLENYTKNTGKSVEILNKILPVDKAKAQAILINEYKLTPDQTQNVLKYTHPDNPSPHVFITSSDMLGKAAWWSYFGSWNFQNSTGQHYIYSAGVATTQQINGTTVIAAENGVVAQINGTQLIAGLKYSQGNETQIIAPHKLIFIQNNKVMLNQIVSNDSPISIILIKEDKTYLGVVMHKELEDSMFTRLFFMNATGLTKFKLAYEQPGVKVWNVN; from the coding sequence ATGAATGCAAAAGAAGTTTTATCTAAATATAAACCAATAATTATCATAATTTTACTGTTTTCTCTGGTATTCTTCCTAAGAGCACAAGCAGTATACTTATCTGACGTACCTGCTGACATGAAACCATTATATGAAGATCAAACGGGACTTCCCTACTTCAGTGAAATGGATTCATATTATAATTATAGGATGACGCAAGATTACATTAATCACGGTTATTTAGGAGATACTATAATAAATGGAACGCAATGGGATTTGCATTCATCGTACCCTGCTGGAAGATCAGCAGAATATCCTCCGCTAATTGTTTACGTTACTGCGTTTGTTTACAAATTTGTTAATTTGTTTAAAAATATGCCTTTGGCTGCAGTTTGCTACTGGATAGCTCCATTTATAGCATCACTTTCTGTTATTCCAGCATATCTCTTTATAAGAAGGTTAACAAATGATTATGGGGGAATAGCTGCAGGATTATTGGTAGGTACAGCTCCTTCATACTTTTCACACACATTTGCAGGTTTCTTTGATACCGATATGTTCAACATGCTTCTCCCAATTCTTGTTGTGTGGTTATTTGTTGAAAGCATACGTGCAAATAACATTAAAAGCAAATCCATTTTTGCAGTATTATCAGCACTTTTCATGCTCATTTTTGCAATGGCATGGGAAGGATGGTGGTACATATTCTATCTATTGATAGGTACGGCGGTTTTATATCTCTTAACTTCTAAATACTTACTTAAAGAGAAAAATAAATCATTTAAAAGATATTCAAGCAAGATGGAGTGGTTATTGGATCAGCCAGCACTATTTTCGTTAATTGTGTTTGTAGCTCTAAGTGCCATTTTAATTATCCTTTATTCTGGTATTTCAGGGTTTGTTGGAACAATAGCAAGTTCAGTAGGTTACAGTAACCTTCAATCACTTGTTCAGGCAACTTCATATCCAAATGTATATGTATCAGTATCTGAACTTCAAATACCTAATGTTGGGGAGATATTATATGGTGTTGGTGGAATGGGTGCCATTGGAATTTTGCCATTTTTATTCGGTATTTTAAGCATTCCTCTACTCATCAAGAAATTAATGCCAGAGAAACCTGAGGCAGAAAAGGAAGATACAAAACCAAAACGGAAAACTAAACCACGAAGAAAGGGGAAAAGAACCAAAACAGAAGTAATTGAAGAAAAAACAATAAAGACTCAGGCAGTTATAGATCCAAAGATAATTGAAAATAAGAAAAATTATCTTTTGTACCTGATTTTATTTACATTATGGCTTTTAATTACAGGATATGCAATGACAAAGGGTTCCAGATTCATTGCTACATTCTCCCTTCCAATAGCATTGGGTGCAGGAATGACTATAGGCTTAATATTGCCTAATGTCAAGGAATATATAAAGAATTCTACTTATTACTCTTCAATTGCATTTGCAACAGTATTTTTTGTCGGGTTCTGTTTATTAGCTATAAATCTGAGTTTTACTCTGCTCATGGCAGTGTTAATAGCAGCAGTCATTGGTATAATTGCAGCATGGGCTGTAAGATACTTGAAAGATATTAAATATCAAACCGTGCTTACAATGCTTTTGATAGTTTCGGCTGTTGTTATTTCACCGGTAGCTACAGTATATGAAGTTTCTTCATCAGTAACTCCAGGGACTGATGATTACATGTACACTTCATTAGATTGGATTAAAAATAACACACCTCAAAACACGGTTATAACGTCCTGGTGGGACTTTGGACATTTATTTGCAGTAGCAGCTGATCGACCTGTTACATTTGACGGAGGATCTCAAAACACGCCACGTGCATATTGGGTTGGAAAAGCGTTATTTACAAGTGATGAGAATTTATCTGCAGGAATACTTCGAATGCTAACTTCAAGCGGTGATCAGGGCTCCTTAACTCTTGAAAATTACACAAAAAACACAGGTAAAAGTGTTGAGATATTAAACAAGATTTTACCAGTTGATAAAGCAAAAGCACAAGCAATACTCATTAATGAGTATAAGTTAACTCCAGATCAAACCCAAAATGTCTTAAAATACACTCATCCAGATAATCCAAGCCCTCATGTATTTATAACCAGTAGTGACATGCTTGGAAAAGCAGCATGGTGGTCTTACTTTGGAAGTTGGAATTTCCAAAACAGCACAGGCCAGCACTATATTTATTCTGCAGGGGTTGCTACTACGCAGCAGATCAATGGTACAACAGTCATCGCGGCTGAAAATGGTGTTGTTGCGCAGATAAATGGAACTCAATTAATTGCAGGCCTTAAATATTCTCAAGGAAATGAAACACAGATTATAGCGCCACATAAACTCATTTTCATTCAGAATAATAAAGTTATGTTGAACCAAATAGTTTCCAATGACAGCCCAATAAGTATAATCCTTATAAAAGAAGACAAAACTTATTTAGGCGTTGTAATGCATAAAGAACTTGAGGATTCCATGTTTACTCGGTTATTCTTTATGAATGCTACAGGTTTAACTAAATTCAAGCTTGCATATGAACAACCAGGTGTAAAGGTTTGGAATGTGAATTAA
- a CDS encoding GTP-binding protein — MALEDRIKQIEDEIKKTPYNKATSHHIGKLKAKLSKLKEESLQRSSKGTKGKGFHVKKSGDSTVVLVGFPSVGKSTLLNDLTNAESKIGEYEFTTLEIIPGIMEYEGAKIQILDIPGIITGASKGKGRGREILSVARNADLILIILDVFNPQHFHVIIDELKNIGIRPNEERPDVTVKQKKIGGLKISSTVELTNITEKTIRSVLNEYGIHSADVLIRDDVTVDQFIDSLDVSCKYTPTLKVLNKIDLVDEEYLNEIKSKMPDAMFISANKQINVEELKKETFNKLELIRIYLKPQGRKADLDEPLIIRKNSTVRDVANKLHRDFVRNFRHAKVWGSSVKFGGQKAGLDHVLNDGDILRIIVKK; from the coding sequence ATGGCTTTAGAAGACAGAATAAAACAAATTGAGGATGAAATTAAAAAAACGCCATATAATAAGGCAACCTCGCATCACATAGGTAAACTTAAAGCTAAATTATCCAAGCTTAAAGAAGAATCATTACAAAGAAGTAGTAAGGGAACCAAAGGAAAAGGGTTTCATGTAAAAAAAAGTGGAGATTCCACTGTTGTACTTGTGGGATTTCCCTCAGTTGGAAAGTCAACACTCCTAAATGACCTTACAAATGCTGAATCTAAAATTGGAGAATATGAATTTACAACCCTTGAAATAATTCCTGGAATTATGGAATATGAAGGGGCTAAAATCCAGATATTAGACATTCCAGGGATAATTACAGGAGCTTCTAAAGGTAAGGGGCGTGGAAGAGAAATTTTATCAGTTGCAAGAAACGCTGATTTAATATTAATCATTCTTGATGTATTTAATCCTCAACATTTCCATGTTATAATTGATGAGCTAAAAAATATAGGGATCCGGCCTAATGAGGAGCGTCCAGATGTCACTGTTAAGCAAAAAAAGATTGGTGGACTTAAAATTTCATCTACTGTGGAACTTACAAATATCACTGAAAAAACAATAAGATCAGTACTTAATGAATATGGAATACACAGTGCTGATGTCCTCATACGGGATGATGTGACTGTAGATCAGTTTATTGATAGTTTAGATGTGAGTTGTAAGTATACTCCAACTTTAAAGGTTTTAAATAAAATAGATCTTGTTGATGAAGAATATCTTAATGAAATTAAATCTAAAATGCCTGATGCAATGTTTATATCTGCAAATAAACAAATTAATGTTGAAGAGCTAAAAAAAGAAACGTTTAATAAATTAGAATTAATAAGAATCTATTTAAAACCACAGGGTAGGAAAGCAGATTTAGATGAACCATTAATAATAAGAAAGAATTCTACAGTTAGGGATGTGGCTAATAAACTCCATCGTGATTTTGTTAGGAATTTCAGGCATGCTAAGGTCTGGGGATCTTCAGTAAAATTTGGGGGTCAAAAAGCAGGCTTAGACCATGTTTTAAATGATGGGGATATTTTAAGGATAATAGTTAAAAAATAA
- a CDS encoding thiazole biosynthesis protein has translation MKLDDVVISKAIIESFMEDFIDYTDMDVAIGGGGPAGLTAGYYLAKAGLKVALFERKLSIGGGMWGGGMMFNKIVVQEESRRILDEFGIKTKKYEEDYYIADSVESTSTLCSKATQAGLKIFNLMSIEDVMLQESDDVTGLVLNWSAVEMGGLHVDPLTVRTKAVVDATGHDCEVVKVVQRKVGPKLNTETGKIMGEKPMWAEVGEKALMDNTKEVYPGLYVAGMSANAVYGSPRMGPIFGGMLLSGERIAQILIEKLK, from the coding sequence ATGAAATTAGATGACGTAGTTATATCTAAAGCGATAATTGAAAGTTTTATGGAAGATTTTATAGATTATACTGATATGGATGTTGCAATTGGAGGAGGAGGTCCAGCAGGACTTACAGCCGGATATTATCTTGCAAAAGCAGGACTAAAAGTTGCATTATTCGAAAGAAAATTAAGTATCGGCGGCGGCATGTGGGGCGGCGGCATGATGTTTAATAAAATAGTTGTTCAAGAAGAAAGTAGAAGAATTTTAGATGAATTCGGCATTAAAACCAAAAAATACGAAGAAGATTATTATATAGCGGATTCCGTTGAATCAACTTCAACATTATGTTCTAAAGCTACCCAAGCAGGTCTAAAAATCTTTAATTTAATGAGTATTGAGGATGTAATGCTTCAAGAAAGCGACGATGTCACAGGACTGGTTTTAAACTGGAGTGCAGTGGAAATGGGCGGATTACATGTAGATCCGTTAACTGTAAGAACTAAAGCAGTTGTTGATGCAACAGGACATGACTGTGAGGTTGTTAAAGTTGTACAACGAAAAGTTGGACCTAAACTTAACACTGAAACTGGTAAAATCATGGGAGAAAAACCAATGTGGGCAGAAGTTGGAGAAAAAGCACTTATGGATAATACTAAGGAAGTATACCCTGGATTATATGTTGCAGGAATGTCAGCAAACGCAGTTTATGGATCACCACGTATGGGTCCAATATTTGGGGGGATGCTCTTATCTGGAGAGCGAATAGCTCAAATACTCATTGAAAAATTAAAATAA
- a CDS encoding adenylate kinase family protein, protein MIILITGTPGVGKTTVSKILAEKIGAHIIHINELVNEKNIYTGIDEEKGYKIVNLDALFNELDEITEKIDKSRCIIVEGHLSHLFEKSDIVMVLRANPHVLRDRMMSKGWKESKICENIEAEIIDLCSYESFEIHENKVNEIDTSDISPQKVADSIIGVVNGSKKFPVGNVDFLDYLNGI, encoded by the coding sequence ATGATAATTTTAATTACAGGAACACCTGGAGTTGGAAAAACCACAGTATCTAAAATACTTGCAGAAAAAATAGGTGCACATATTATCCATATAAATGAGCTTGTAAATGAAAAAAACATTTATACGGGCATTGATGAAGAAAAGGGATATAAAATAGTAAATTTAGATGCTCTCTTTAATGAACTGGATGAGATTACAGAAAAAATTGATAAATCTCGTTGTATTATTGTTGAAGGTCATCTTTCTCATCTTTTCGAAAAATCTGATATTGTAATGGTTTTAAGAGCTAACCCTCACGTTTTAAGAGATCGTATGATGTCAAAAGGTTGGAAGGAATCTAAAATATGTGAAAATATTGAAGCTGAAATCATTGATTTATGTTCATATGAATCATTTGAAATTCATGAAAATAAGGTTAATGAAATAGATACAAGTGATATCTCGCCCCAAAAGGTTGCCGATTCAATTATTGGCGTGGTAAATGGTAGTAAAAAGTTCCCTGTAGGTAATGTGGATTTCCTGGATTATTTAAATGGAATTTAA
- a CDS encoding ribonuclease P — protein MRRGRRPKWMLKIASERIDILFKLAEESFEKRPDRSDRYVEMAKNIVTKYNLRMPRIWKRRFCKNCNKFLKPGSNCQIRLKDSSVTIKCLECGNIVNIPYIKEKKYKRRQTIESYIIKKGINE, from the coding sequence TTGAGAAGGGGAAGAAGACCAAAATGGATGTTAAAGATAGCAAGTGAAAGAATAGATATTCTTTTTAAACTTGCAGAAGAATCATTTGAAAAACGTCCAGATAGGTCTGATCGTTATGTAGAAATGGCAAAAAATATTGTAACCAAATATAATTTAAGAATGCCTAGAATCTGGAAAAGAAGATTCTGTAAAAACTGTAATAAATTCTTAAAACCTGGAAGCAACTGTCAAATCAGGTTAAAAGATTCATCTGTTACTATAAAATGCCTTGAATGTGGGAATATAGTTAATATTCCATATATAAAGGAGAAGAAATATAAAAGGAGGCAAACTATTGAATCATACATCATCAAAAAAGGAATTAATGAATAA
- a CDS encoding YhbY family RNA-binding protein: protein MNKSLSTITMNIGKSGINENVIDEIKRQLKANEVIKLKFAKNISSQKQSYINKIIEKSNAKLIDLRGNVAVIFKKR, encoded by the coding sequence ATGAATAAATCACTTTCAACAATCACCATGAATATTGGAAAATCTGGAATAAATGAAAATGTTATAGATGAAATAAAAAGACAACTTAAAGCTAATGAAGTAATAAAATTAAAATTTGCAAAAAATATATCTTCACAAAAACAAAGTTATATAAACAAGATCATCGAAAAATCAAATGCTAAACTAATTGATTTAAGAGGTAATGTTGCTGTAATATTTAAAAAAAGGTAA
- a CDS encoding 30S ribosomal protein S19e: MTTVYDVPADLLISAIAKDLNENKKVESPEWAKFVKTGVHKERRPEDMDWWYTRCASILRRVYMDGPVGMNSLRSYYGGKKDNGTSPEKFAKGSGSVIRTALHQLEEAGYISKIKEGRIITPAGKSFLDNTSNSVKKEVPELANY; encoded by the coding sequence ATGACTACAGTTTATGATGTTCCTGCAGATTTGCTTATAAGTGCAATTGCGAAGGATTTAAATGAAAATAAAAAAGTAGAATCGCCAGAATGGGCTAAATTCGTTAAAACCGGAGTTCACAAAGAAAGAAGACCTGAAGATATGGATTGGTGGTACACAAGATGTGCATCAATCTTAAGAAGAGTGTACATGGATGGTCCTGTTGGAATGAACAGTTTAAGATCATACTATGGTGGAAAGAAGGATAACGGTACCAGTCCTGAAAAATTTGCAAAAGGAAGCGGTTCTGTAATAAGAACAGCATTGCATCAGCTTGAAGAGGCAGGATACATCTCCAAAATTAAAGAAGGAAGAATAATAACTCCTGCAGGTAAATCGTTCCTTGACAATACCTCAAACAGTGTTAAAAAAGAAGTTCCAGAACTTGCTAACTATTAA
- a CDS encoding DNA-binding protein, whose product MSDIEELRRKRMQELQQQAATQQMASHEEEQARQQLDAQKKQAMMQILTPEARGRLANIRLTKPEMVDQIELQLIQLAQAGRVRSKITDDQLKHLLKQVAGQKREINITRR is encoded by the coding sequence TTGAGCGATATCGAAGAATTAAGGCGTAAAAGGATGCAAGAGTTACAGCAGCAAGCTGCAACACAACAAATGGCATCCCATGAAGAAGAACAAGCTCGTCAGCAATTAGATGCTCAAAAAAAACAGGCTATGATGCAAATTCTAACTCCTGAAGCCAGGGGAAGACTTGCAAACATCAGGCTAACCAAACCAGAAATGGTTGATCAGATTGAACTTCAACTTATTCAACTTGCACAGGCAGGTCGAGTTAGATCAAAAATAACTGATGATCAGCTTAAACATCTCCTTAAACAAGTTGCAGGCCAAAAAAGAGAGATTAATATTACAAGAAGATGA
- a CDS encoding 50S ribosomal protein L39e, which yields MSRNRPLAKKLRLAKANKQNRRVPLWVMLKTNRKVRTHPKMRHWRRNSLKV from the coding sequence ATGAGTAGAAATAGGCCATTAGCTAAGAAATTAAGGCTTGCTAAAGCCAATAAACAAAATAGGCGTGTACCTTTATGGGTTATGCTTAAAACCAATAGAAAAGTAAGGACTCATCCGAAGATGAGACACTGGAGAAGGAATAGTTTAAAAGTGTAA
- a CDS encoding 50S ribosomal protein L31e, which translates to MERVYVIPLRKVKNVPRTIRSPRAIRYVQEFVKKHMKTEDVKIDASVNEKIWERGIQKIPPKIKIKAVKDEDGSVAVTLVE; encoded by the coding sequence ATGGAAAGAGTCTATGTTATACCATTAAGAAAAGTAAAAAATGTTCCAAGGACTATCAGGTCACCCAGAGCAATTCGTTACGTACAAGAATTCGTAAAAAAACACATGAAAACAGAAGATGTAAAAATAGATGCATCTGTAAACGAAAAAATATGGGAAAGAGGAATCCAAAAAATACCTCCTAAGATTAAAATAAAAGCTGTAAAAGATGAAGATGGTTCTGTAGCAGTCACCTTAGTTGAATAG
- a CDS encoding translation initiation factor IF-6, with translation MIRRTNLNGNPNLGVAICSTDKAAIVPSNLSESMEHLIFDTLGVPLIKTPISGSNLAGALATGNSNGFIVSPYALDSEIEAIKELDMEVGRIPGKFTAVGNIVLANDKGAIVNPLLSDKSLELIEDVLNVEVERGSIAKFKITGSVAIATNKGVLAHPSATEEELALVEGVLKTPADIGTVNKGIRLVGACAVANSNGVIVGSDSTGPELARIEEALGFLEGYE, from the coding sequence ATGATAAGAAGAACTAATTTAAATGGGAACCCCAATCTGGGAGTTGCAATCTGTTCCACAGATAAAGCAGCGATAGTTCCCTCTAATCTATCAGAATCAATGGAACATTTGATTTTTGACACTTTAGGGGTGCCTTTAATCAAAACTCCAATCAGTGGAAGTAACCTTGCAGGAGCACTTGCAACTGGAAATTCAAACGGATTCATAGTATCTCCATATGCTCTTGACAGTGAAATAGAAGCTATCAAGGAGCTTGACATGGAAGTAGGGCGAATCCCTGGTAAATTCACAGCTGTAGGAAATATTGTGCTTGCAAATGATAAAGGTGCAATTGTAAATCCTCTGCTTTCTGATAAATCATTAGAGCTAATTGAAGATGTTTTAAACGTTGAAGTTGAACGTGGAAGTATAGCTAAATTTAAAATCACAGGATCTGTTGCAATAGCCACAAACAAGGGAGTGCTAGCACATCCATCTGCAACAGAAGAAGAACTAGCACTTGTAGAAGGTGTATTAAAAACACCTGCAGATATTGGAACTGTAAACAAAGGCATAAGGCTTGTTGGAGCATGTGCTGTTGCTAATTCCAATGGAGTTATTGTGGGATCAGATAGTACAGGTCCTGAACTTGCAAGAATAGAGGAAGCATTAGGTTTTCTTGAGGGATATGAATGA
- a CDS encoding 50S ribosomal protein L18a, with product MKTKIFRIQGKFMMGNSLKPFMKELKAISEENIHEKIYSDFGSKHGIKRSKIIIEEIKEISKDEIQDPVLKSLF from the coding sequence ATGAAAACAAAAATATTTAGAATTCAAGGTAAATTTATGATGGGAAATAGTTTAAAACCTTTTATGAAGGAATTAAAAGCTATTTCTGAAGAAAATATACACGAAAAAATTTATTCCGATTTTGGAAGCAAACATGGAATTAAACGAAGCAAAATAATCATAGAAGAAATTAAAGAAATTTCAAAAGACGAAATCCAGGACCCAGTACTTAAATCATTATTTTAA
- the pfdA gene encoding prefoldin subunit alpha, with translation MDDRQRLEQMVNEINMYQSQLDVLNQQMETVKATMAELTSAEDTLNAVEGKEGTETFVPIGAGSFIITELKNTDEVIMGLGAGAAAKKSLPEAKENISTQKKELEQLMNKMMGDMKKLTEVIVKMSPEAEALLKKVETEEAGHQ, from the coding sequence ATGGATGATAGACAAAGACTCGAACAGATGGTAAATGAAATAAATATGTACCAGAGTCAATTAGATGTTTTAAATCAGCAAATGGAAACAGTTAAAGCTACCATGGCTGAATTAACATCTGCAGAAGATACTTTAAATGCTGTTGAAGGAAAAGAAGGTACAGAAACATTTGTACCAATAGGTGCAGGTTCTTTTATAATAACTGAACTTAAAAATACAGATGAAGTTATAATGGGACTTGGTGCTGGAGCTGCTGCTAAAAAAAGCCTTCCTGAAGCAAAAGAAAATATATCTACCCAAAAAAAGGAATTAGAACAACTAATGAATAAAATGATGGGCGATATGAAAAAACTTACAGAAGTAATAGTAAAAATGAGTCCTGAAGCTGAAGCACTGCTTAAAAAAGTGGAAACTGAAGAAGCGGGGCATCAATAA